Proteins encoded in a region of the Pirellulaceae bacterium genome:
- a CDS encoding arylsulfatase: MIDQLNAAGLTVTLLLLNTATIVGIERETGQTEPPNIIFILADDMGYGDLGCYGATKIKTPNIDRLAQEGILFTDGHCGASTCTPTRYGWMTGRHPWRSWCKYSALSTNAPLLIEKDRVTIASFLKSVGYSTSIVGKWHLGYGQEKGFEDNRGDLAPNYWETRAGGPDWNGELKPGPFENGFEYSYVIPVANSFPPYVFINNRRVAGLRADSPIGKLESKNYGKMEGGEGARWTDEELIDRFADTLVSQLESLAKRQQPFFLCYTPTQPHIGSRSVKGQTHWPNTRFQGTSQAGPYGDVIHELDWSVGVILQTIDRLGLAENTLVIFTSDNGGYTRNFNGHQPCGSVLRGGKGDLVEGGIRVPFLAKWPSKIRSGIRSQEIISTTDMLATFAAIVGKDLPTGTAPDSYNVLPALLGQALPHPERPVVLSSGGTGAISIRAGKWKLIEGQGDCGYGEFIKKRPWPKPQVGAPPAQLYNLEVDLGEADNLYRKHPDIVHRLKVGLEEIKADENYNPTVLEQPQERLTLEQLDALFLKPQRERSTGSRE, translated from the coding sequence ATGATCGACCAACTGAATGCAGCGGGCTTGACGGTCACTCTGTTGCTCCTGAACACGGCAACCATCGTAGGCATTGAGCGAGAAACTGGGCAGACAGAACCGCCCAACATCATTTTTATTTTGGCGGATGACATGGGGTATGGAGACCTTGGATGTTATGGCGCTACGAAAATCAAAACACCCAACATTGATCGACTGGCTCAAGAGGGAATCCTCTTTACGGATGGACACTGCGGAGCCTCAACCTGTACACCAACCCGATATGGATGGATGACCGGCCGTCATCCTTGGCGATCGTGGTGTAAATACAGTGCCCTCAGTACCAATGCTCCGTTGTTGATCGAAAAAGATCGAGTGACCATCGCTTCCTTTTTGAAGTCGGTTGGTTATTCGACGTCGATCGTTGGCAAGTGGCATCTCGGTTATGGCCAAGAGAAAGGCTTTGAAGATAATCGTGGCGATTTGGCTCCGAATTATTGGGAGACGCGAGCAGGCGGGCCGGATTGGAATGGCGAGCTGAAACCTGGTCCGTTTGAGAATGGCTTTGAGTACTCTTACGTGATCCCCGTGGCCAACAGCTTTCCGCCTTATGTCTTCATTAACAATCGCCGCGTGGCGGGACTCCGTGCCGACAGCCCAATCGGTAAACTCGAGTCGAAGAACTACGGAAAGATGGAGGGTGGTGAGGGAGCTCGCTGGACGGACGAAGAACTGATCGATCGATTTGCGGATACGCTGGTTTCACAACTGGAGAGTCTCGCAAAACGGCAGCAACCATTTTTCCTCTGCTACACCCCGACGCAACCACATATCGGTTCTCGCAGTGTAAAAGGCCAAACCCACTGGCCGAATACCCGCTTTCAAGGAACAAGCCAGGCAGGCCCTTACGGTGACGTGATTCACGAATTGGACTGGTCGGTTGGTGTGATTCTTCAAACGATCGATCGTCTGGGCCTGGCTGAAAACACACTCGTCATTTTTACAAGTGATAACGGTGGGTACACTCGGAACTTCAACGGTCATCAGCCCTGCGGTTCTGTCCTGCGTGGCGGCAAGGGGGATCTGGTCGAAGGCGGGATTCGAGTTCCATTCTTGGCAAAGTGGCCCAGCAAAATCAGGTCAGGGATTCGTTCCCAGGAAATTATTTCTACGACCGACATGTTGGCCACCTTTGCGGCGATCGTCGGCAAGGATTTACCGACGGGTACGGCTCCGGACAGCTACAATGTACTTCCTGCTTTGCTCGGGCAAGCGTTGCCGCACCCCGAACGCCCTGTGGTTTTGTCGAGTGGTGGGACGGGAGCCATCTCGATTCGGGCTGGCAAATGGAAGCTGATCGAAGGTCAGGGGGATTGTGGTTATGGAGAATTTATCAAGAAACGCCCTTGGCCGAAACCGCAAGTCGGAGCGCCCCCAGCTCAACTCTACAACTTGGAAGTCGACTTGGGCGAAGCCGACAACCTTTACCGGAAACACCCGGATATCGTTCATCGTTTGAAGGTTGGACTTGAGGAAATTAAAGCGGATGAAAACTACAATCCGACTGTTTTGGAACAGCCGCAAGAAAGGCTTACGCTCGAGCAGTTGGACGCGTTGTTCCTCAAGCCGCAGCGAGAAAGGTCGACAGGATCCAGGGAATAG
- a CDS encoding arylsulfatase, with the protein MLRVYVLGFVSLFALSATAVERPNVIVFLADDQGWGDLSANGNLNISTPNIDSLAKDGTILDRFYVCNVCAPTRAEFLTGRYYPRTGVSGVSRGEGRLNADESTIADTFKSAGYATGAFGKWHNGTQPPLHPNDRGFDEFYGFTSGHWGLYFDAPMDKNRKPVRGEGYIVDDFTTHALEFIEANRNQPFFCYLPYNTPHSPMQVPDRFYDKFADKRLKLKHRDPEKEDVPKTRAALAMCENIDWNVGRVLEKLDELGIAENTIVLYFSDNGPNSNRWNDGMKGRKGAIDEGGVRVPFLARWPGHIPAGEKVREIAGAIDLLPTLADMAGIEPVGKKTLDGISIKSLLLGKTQDWPERMLISIKRGRKGNTAEVSVRTQQYRLDSDACLYDMEVDPGQRADVSEQFPELTRELKKVAADFSREMVPQLQASKARPFHVGYGPITTLPARDGNYVGNIQRSNRAPNHSFFTNWTSSEDRITWDVNVGTAGSYQAVAYYTCAPKNVGSTIHIKMSTGGNGRAQVEEAFDPPLVGEEFDRTARASESFVKDFKPLNLGTIKLKQGPGILTLQASDLPGSAVADIHSLVLTLNSHPFESSKAEGSEIHQPSP; encoded by the coding sequence ATGCTTCGGGTTTATGTTCTTGGATTCGTCTCGCTTTTTGCCCTCTCCGCAACCGCAGTAGAGCGACCGAACGTGATTGTCTTTTTGGCCGACGACCAGGGCTGGGGGGACCTGAGTGCAAATGGGAATCTCAATATTAGCACACCAAATATCGATTCCCTGGCGAAAGATGGCACCATCCTGGATCGATTTTATGTCTGTAATGTGTGTGCACCTACCCGTGCGGAGTTTCTTACTGGGCGCTACTATCCTAGGACAGGAGTAAGTGGTGTCAGCCGGGGAGAAGGCAGGCTAAATGCTGATGAGAGTACGATCGCCGATACATTCAAGTCGGCAGGATACGCGACGGGCGCGTTTGGGAAATGGCACAACGGAACTCAGCCGCCTTTGCATCCCAATGATCGAGGCTTTGATGAATTCTACGGCTTTACTTCAGGCCACTGGGGTTTGTATTTTGACGCGCCAATGGACAAAAACCGTAAGCCGGTTAGAGGTGAGGGTTATATCGTTGATGACTTCACCACGCATGCGCTCGAATTTATCGAAGCAAATCGCAACCAGCCATTCTTCTGCTATCTGCCCTACAATACTCCGCACTCACCGATGCAGGTGCCTGACCGTTTTTATGACAAGTTCGCAGACAAGCGATTGAAGCTCAAGCATCGCGATCCAGAAAAAGAGGATGTGCCTAAGACCAGGGCAGCGCTGGCGATGTGCGAAAACATCGACTGGAATGTGGGACGCGTACTCGAGAAATTGGACGAACTGGGGATCGCTGAAAACACGATTGTGCTCTATTTTTCTGATAATGGTCCCAACTCTAACCGGTGGAATGATGGGATGAAGGGTCGGAAAGGAGCGATCGATGAAGGCGGTGTACGCGTGCCCTTCTTGGCACGCTGGCCTGGGCATATCCCTGCCGGGGAAAAGGTACGGGAAATTGCCGGGGCTATCGATCTTTTGCCGACCTTGGCGGATATGGCCGGCATCGAGCCCGTGGGCAAAAAAACATTGGACGGCATCAGCATCAAGTCTTTGCTTCTTGGGAAAACTCAAGACTGGCCAGAGCGGATGTTGATCTCTATTAAGCGAGGTAGGAAAGGCAACACGGCCGAAGTCAGTGTGCGCACCCAACAATATCGGCTCGACAGTGACGCCTGTCTCTACGATATGGAGGTCGACCCAGGACAGCGTGCGGATGTGTCGGAACAGTTTCCTGAGTTGACTCGTGAACTCAAGAAAGTTGCAGCCGATTTTTCCCGGGAGATGGTGCCACAGTTACAAGCTAGTAAGGCACGTCCTTTTCATGTCGGTTATGGCCCGATCACCACGCTGCCTGCCCGAGATGGGAATTACGTAGGGAATATCCAGAGAAGCAATAGGGCACCGAATCATTCTTTTTTCACGAATTGGACGAGCAGCGAAGATCGCATCACCTGGGACGTGAATGTCGGGACGGCAGGGAGTTACCAAGCAGTCGCCTATTATACCTGTGCGCCAAAGAATGTCGGGTCAACAATCCACATCAAGATGTCGACCGGTGGTAACGGTCGCGCCCAGGTTGAGGAGGCATTTGATCCACCGCTGGTCGGCGAAGAATTTGACCGTACTGCTCGAGCTTCGGAATCATTTGTGAAAGATTTCAAGCCTCTTAATCTTGGCACGATTAAGCTAAAGCAAGGTCCGGGCATCCTGACCTTGCAAGCGAGTGATCTACCAGGCTCGGCCGTTGCAGATATCCATTCTCTCGTACTGACATTAAACTCACATCCCTTCGAGTCCTCCAAGGCTGAAGGCAGCGAGATTCACCAACCGTCTCCATGA
- a CDS encoding sulfatase produces the protein MKTRFLFGLWTLIVSCSGAIADTSPNIVYIISDDQAWTDYGFMGHPHIKTPNLDKLAAESVRFERGYVPTALCRPSLATLATGQFTHRHGITGNDPSPKHAKPDTDLYHQRRAQLISYLDQFETLPKLLSERGYLSHQSGKWWEGSFQRGGFTHGMTRGFPKPGGRHGDDGLKIGRQGMEPIEAFVDHAIEEKKPFFLWYGVFLPHTPHNPPERILKRYKAQGHPLPVAKYYANCEWFDETCGQLIDMLEERGIRDDTLIVYVTDNGWINRTDRSAYALRSKQSPYEGGTRTPIMFAWPNGGLKPTKRSELVSSIDLFPTVLAAAGARTPDELPGLNILDNLQHDRPIERSGIFGEGFAHDIADIENPEASLLYRWRIEGKWKLLLTYDGEVNRYQSSHPRTEKRPQLFDLSKDPHEKQNVAKQHPEVVADLAAKIDAWWPVKERQVITSYD, from the coding sequence ATGAAGACACGATTCCTCTTTGGTCTATGGACCTTGATTGTCAGTTGTTCTGGCGCGATAGCCGACACATCGCCCAACATTGTTTACATCATTTCCGACGACCAGGCATGGACCGATTACGGTTTCATGGGGCATCCTCATATCAAGACTCCCAATCTGGATAAGTTGGCAGCAGAGAGTGTTCGTTTCGAACGCGGATATGTTCCAACTGCTCTTTGTCGACCTTCGCTGGCAACACTGGCAACGGGACAGTTCACGCACCGACATGGAATCACAGGTAACGATCCTTCTCCCAAACATGCCAAGCCCGATACAGACCTTTACCATCAACGCCGTGCCCAACTTATTTCCTATCTCGATCAGTTCGAGACGCTGCCTAAACTGTTGTCCGAACGAGGTTATCTCAGCCACCAGAGCGGGAAATGGTGGGAAGGAAGTTTCCAACGCGGGGGATTCACCCATGGAATGACTCGCGGGTTTCCGAAACCTGGCGGTCGCCATGGTGATGATGGCCTGAAAATTGGTCGGCAGGGGATGGAACCGATTGAAGCATTTGTTGACCATGCCATCGAAGAGAAGAAACCGTTCTTTCTCTGGTATGGCGTTTTTCTTCCGCATACGCCGCACAATCCTCCGGAGCGTATTCTGAAGAGATACAAGGCACAAGGACACCCTCTGCCTGTCGCAAAGTACTACGCCAACTGTGAGTGGTTTGACGAAACTTGTGGTCAGCTGATCGACATGCTCGAGGAACGCGGAATCAGAGACGATACGCTGATCGTTTATGTAACGGACAATGGCTGGATCAATCGAACTGATCGTTCCGCCTATGCTCTGCGATCCAAGCAGAGTCCGTATGAAGGTGGTACCCGAACGCCCATCATGTTCGCTTGGCCAAACGGCGGACTTAAACCGACCAAGCGTTCCGAGTTGGTTTCGTCGATTGATCTGTTTCCTACTGTGCTTGCCGCAGCCGGTGCTCGGACACCTGATGAATTACCCGGTTTAAATATCTTGGACAATCTCCAGCACGATCGTCCGATTGAGCGATCAGGTATCTTCGGTGAGGGATTCGCGCACGATATTGCGGATATCGAAAATCCAGAAGCTTCGCTACTTTATCGCTGGCGAATCGAGGGGAAATGGAAATTGCTTTTGACATACGACGGTGAGGTGAATCGTTATCAGAGCAGCCATCCTCGAACCGAAAAACGTCCGCAACTCTTTGATCTGTCAAAGGATCCCCACGAAAAGCAAAACGTTGCCAAACAACATCCCGAAGTCGTCGCTGATCTCGCTGCCAAGATTGACGCATGGTGGCCTGTCAAAGAGCGACAAGTTATCACCAGCTACGACTGA
- a CDS encoding DUF1501 domain-containing protein, with product MKPTHHKTSRRSFLRTTSCGFGALALSGMLQQQLQASPVTSASGSALGAKPTHFPPKAKRIIFLFMSGGPSQMDLFDYKPQLAKGSGGGLPYELPTTEATVGLDDTKLLGPVSGFRHAGESGLYMSELLPHTARHADDLCVLRAVEADSPNHPVAIRQLHTGNLFDTVPSMGAWLSYGLGTENQQLPSYITILPKEGERNYSSAFLPAIHQGTAIQHVGSSADKAPIRHLTDSSLPKDIQRHRIDLIQQMNRQQLKRLETDQQMEGVIASFELAFRMQTETPKLVNLANESKETLALYGVGEEPTDSFGRQCLLARRFAEAGVRFVQVSLGGWDHHNKIATGLPDRCAVSDKPVAGLLSDLKSRGLLDDTLVLWGGEFGRTPHAQNGDGREHNHHGFTMWMAGGGVKGGVTHGQTDDFGYYGVEGHVHINDLHATMLHLMGLNHERLTFAHHGRPFRLTDVAGRVVEEIIA from the coding sequence ATGAAACCGACCCATCACAAGACGAGTCGTCGCAGCTTTCTGCGGACAACAAGCTGCGGGTTTGGCGCTTTGGCGCTAAGCGGCATGCTTCAGCAGCAGCTCCAAGCCTCGCCAGTTACCTCAGCGAGTGGATCTGCATTAGGTGCGAAGCCAACTCACTTTCCGCCCAAAGCCAAACGGATCATTTTTCTGTTCATGTCAGGCGGTCCATCGCAGATGGACCTCTTCGATTACAAGCCGCAATTGGCAAAAGGATCTGGCGGAGGTTTGCCGTACGAGCTGCCCACGACCGAAGCGACTGTTGGTCTCGACGACACGAAACTCTTGGGGCCGGTTTCCGGCTTTCGGCACGCCGGCGAAAGCGGACTCTATATGAGCGAACTGTTACCCCACACGGCTAGGCATGCCGATGACCTGTGTGTCTTGCGAGCAGTCGAGGCTGACAGCCCGAACCATCCGGTTGCGATTCGGCAATTGCACACTGGCAATCTGTTTGACACGGTACCCTCCATGGGCGCTTGGCTCTCCTATGGACTCGGAACTGAAAACCAGCAATTGCCGAGCTACATTACGATTCTTCCCAAGGAAGGCGAACGTAATTACAGCAGTGCGTTTCTGCCGGCAATTCATCAGGGCACCGCGATCCAGCATGTGGGGTCTTCGGCGGACAAGGCTCCCATTCGGCACTTGACCGATTCCTCTTTGCCAAAAGATATCCAGCGACATCGCATCGATCTGATTCAGCAGATGAACCGACAGCAACTCAAGCGATTGGAGACGGATCAACAGATGGAGGGTGTGATTGCATCGTTCGAGCTCGCCTTTCGCATGCAAACGGAGACTCCGAAGCTGGTCAATCTGGCAAATGAGTCGAAAGAAACGCTCGCTCTGTACGGTGTGGGGGAAGAGCCAACCGACAGCTTCGGGCGGCAGTGCTTGTTGGCGAGACGTTTTGCTGAGGCAGGCGTGCGATTCGTGCAAGTCTCGCTTGGCGGTTGGGACCATCACAATAAGATCGCCACGGGATTGCCCGATCGTTGTGCCGTCTCTGACAAGCCGGTTGCTGGCCTGCTTTCCGATCTGAAATCACGTGGCCTGCTCGACGACACACTCGTTTTGTGGGGCGGTGAGTTTGGTCGGACGCCTCACGCACAAAATGGTGACGGTCGCGAGCACAATCATCACGGCTTCACGATGTGGATGGCCGGCGGCGGCGTCAAAGGCGGCGTCACGCACGGGCAAACCGACGACTTTGGTTACTACGGCGTCGAAGGGCATGTTCACATCAACGATCTGCACGCCACGATGCTCCATCTGATGGGGCTCAATCACGAACGGCTAACCTTTGCCCATCACGGACGTCCGTTCCGACTGACCGACGTCGCCGGTCGAGTGGTGGAAGAGATTATTGCATAA
- a CDS encoding FCD domain-containing protein gives MGNPMTMGPCDAAAIVDQIDELIVNNGLKDGERLPPIRQLAVRFGVKAGVVRDALLDAQGKGFVKVLPRVGAIVQSNNGDEDWQSTGVDLGREFEGLMDQQDHNLFHVFETREVLEVTMVARAAERRELPELLRLRQILEDMAAIPISTASPKFAELDIEFHVEIGRLSGNSLMAALLDSLLRKLQPNLARIRWSENRREQTKGSHARIYSALVAGDAEQATREMRDHIRPAYNSLLDELRDPPPMNGENSRSQ, from the coding sequence ATGGGCAATCCAATGACAATGGGACCCTGCGACGCTGCCGCCATCGTCGACCAGATTGACGAACTGATCGTGAACAACGGTCTAAAAGATGGCGAGCGACTCCCGCCCATTCGTCAGCTGGCGGTTCGGTTTGGCGTGAAGGCGGGCGTTGTGCGAGACGCTTTGTTGGACGCCCAGGGCAAGGGCTTCGTCAAGGTGCTTCCTCGTGTCGGTGCGATCGTCCAATCCAATAACGGTGATGAAGATTGGCAGTCGACAGGAGTCGATCTTGGCCGCGAATTCGAGGGCTTGATGGATCAGCAAGACCACAACCTATTTCATGTATTCGAAACACGGGAAGTGCTGGAGGTGACGATGGTCGCTCGCGCGGCGGAACGAAGAGAGCTTCCGGAGTTGCTCCGATTACGGCAAATTCTCGAAGACATGGCAGCAATTCCGATTTCAACCGCATCACCCAAATTTGCTGAGCTTGACATTGAATTTCATGTCGAGATTGGACGGCTATCGGGAAATAGCTTGATGGCTGCGTTGCTTGATTCGCTTTTGAGAAAGTTACAGCCCAATTTAGCGAGAATTCGCTGGTCAGAGAATCGCCGAGAGCAGACGAAAGGTTCACATGCAAGGATCTATTCTGCTCTGGTGGCAGGTGACGCGGAACAGGCGACACGAGAAATGCGAGACCATATTCGCCCGGCTTACAACAGTTTGCTGGATGAACTGCGAGATCCTCCTCCGATGAACGGCGAAAACAGCCGGTCTCAATGA
- a CDS encoding PEP-CTERM sorting domain-containing protein, with protein MKIIRTTVLLGCVLGGNLSYGEIFREDFNSFYLSEAALGQPGNGVETDCDDPLPNCGIQASTDLDVFGWGWVEGWEATGRHAAHGVDLGTFENETNYAIQFFNGIPIELPRAETITAVDPAVMIWQNNVITLEDGIAGSNSSDVTCTLDFDASPAVYQAPGQVTTADDGLLIEVLRDNDSVLAAHTNMPGDWAGDIELVPDSFQYVGDGSGDIRLRVGPSNFGSGHFGGAIDNLKLTCGAEVFRDGFDGFNAPAANFNGVQFESGLPVAHSGDLPNWSKEGGGTAHVVDVAGGEEEPPKFTSDTNTMTLVEGIDANEAGANYQLSARIGPSAWGGEGQATTEDDFIKIQLLREDDSVLASFDARPEPWDQGNPDAQDLDGDGMLDTPVEFEYVGDGSGPVRIQIFGAVGGTRRFGGAIDDLVISRGALAGDYNESGTLDSRDIDFLTAAIGSDDLTFDANGDGSVSAEDRTTWVEQLANTWFGDSNLDREFNSSDLVVVFSAGKYELDEFAGWAGGDWNGDQRFGSGDLVTAFAGGGYEAGPRNGVAVVPEPSSLFLLGMGLLFISRRKSSHQVSYLLVSLSSTHHAAVEGLRDCRV; from the coding sequence ATGAAAATTATCCGAACGACTGTACTACTAGGTTGTGTTCTGGGGGGAAATCTGAGCTACGGCGAAATCTTTCGTGAAGATTTCAATTCGTTTTACCTTTCTGAAGCGGCCCTTGGGCAGCCAGGCAATGGCGTTGAAACGGATTGTGATGACCCGTTACCAAATTGTGGCATCCAAGCCAGCACGGACCTCGATGTGTTTGGTTGGGGATGGGTTGAGGGCTGGGAAGCGACGGGGCGTCATGCGGCTCACGGGGTGGACCTGGGGACCTTTGAAAACGAGACCAATTATGCGATCCAATTTTTCAACGGTATTCCGATTGAGCTCCCGAGGGCAGAAACGATTACGGCGGTGGATCCGGCGGTCATGATCTGGCAGAACAACGTGATCACGCTGGAAGACGGCATCGCAGGTTCGAACAGTTCGGATGTGACCTGCACGTTAGACTTTGACGCGAGTCCAGCCGTTTATCAGGCGCCTGGCCAAGTGACAACGGCCGACGATGGACTGCTGATCGAAGTCTTGCGAGACAATGACAGCGTGCTTGCCGCCCATACGAACATGCCGGGTGATTGGGCTGGAGACATCGAGCTCGTGCCCGATAGTTTTCAGTACGTCGGTGACGGCTCTGGTGACATTCGCTTGCGGGTCGGGCCCTCGAATTTCGGTAGCGGTCACTTCGGCGGAGCAATCGATAATTTGAAGTTGACTTGTGGGGCCGAGGTCTTCAGGGATGGTTTTGACGGCTTTAATGCTCCGGCTGCGAACTTTAACGGCGTTCAGTTCGAGTCCGGTTTGCCGGTTGCTCACAGTGGCGACTTGCCGAATTGGAGCAAGGAAGGCGGTGGAACCGCGCATGTCGTGGATGTCGCTGGTGGTGAGGAAGAGCCACCAAAATTCACCAGCGATACGAACACGATGACGCTTGTCGAAGGCATCGACGCCAATGAGGCTGGAGCAAACTATCAACTCAGCGCGCGGATTGGACCCAGCGCCTGGGGCGGCGAGGGCCAGGCCACCACGGAAGATGATTTCATCAAGATTCAGTTGTTACGCGAGGATGATTCGGTGCTAGCCAGTTTCGATGCACGTCCGGAACCTTGGGATCAGGGTAACCCGGATGCCCAGGATCTGGACGGTGACGGCATGCTGGATACGCCGGTGGAGTTTGAGTATGTGGGTGACGGATCTGGTCCAGTACGCATTCAAATATTCGGTGCGGTCGGAGGAACTCGACGATTTGGGGGTGCAATCGATGATTTGGTAATCTCTCGAGGCGCGCTTGCCGGAGATTACAACGAGAGTGGTACACTGGATTCTCGCGACATTGACTTCTTAACGGCGGCGATCGGTTCGGACGATCTGACCTTCGACGCCAACGGCGACGGCAGCGTCAGCGCGGAAGACCGAACGACTTGGGTTGAACAGCTTGCGAACACTTGGTTTGGAGATTCAAACCTGGACCGCGAGTTCAATTCGAGTGACTTGGTTGTCGTTTTTTCAGCCGGCAAGTATGAGCTGGATGAATTTGCGGGTTGGGCAGGTGGAGATTGGAACGGTGATCAGCGATTTGGCAGTGGCGATTTGGTCACCGCTTTTGCCGGCGGGGGTTACGAAGCAGGTCCGCGAAATGGTGTGGCCGTTGTGCCAGAACCATCGTCACTATTCCTGTTGGGAATGGGGCTGCTCTTTATTTCTCGTCGCAAATCATCGCATCAGGTAAGCTATCTGCTTGTCAGTCTGTCATCCACGCACCATGCGGCAGTCGAAGGCTTACGCGACTGTCGCGTGTGA